A region of Anolis sagrei isolate rAnoSag1 chromosome 2, rAnoSag1.mat, whole genome shotgun sequence DNA encodes the following proteins:
- the LOC132766632 gene encoding lipocalin-15-like, giving the protein MALLPLPLFLLLWAFAAQADVAIQPDFDLEKFAGSWHLMAGASDCPIFQKMKNLMTTSAAIIRPLPNGDMTFLTGYPLQEECKTIEMHFKKTEEPGRFVIDGKQEMRVMETDYLEVAYLYTFKEAEGEPSSTTVQVLTRNPELTPEILEKFKAYYHSVGLGDDMVAILPKSDLCFKALSG; this is encoded by the exons ATGGCTCTCCTGCCACTGCCACTCTTCCTTTTGCTTTGGGCCTTTGCTGCTCAGGCCGATGTTGCCATTCAACCAGATTTCGACCTTGAAAAG TTTGCAGGGTCCTGGCACCTGATGGCCGGTGCCTCCGACTGTCCGATTTTCCAGAAGATGAAGAACCTGATGACCACCTCCGCAGCCATCATTCGGCCCCTCCCCAACGGAGACATGACCTTCCTGACTGGATACCCTCT cCAGGAGGAATGTAAGACAATAgagatgcattttaaaaagacagaGGAGCCTGGACGCTTCGTTATTGACG GCAAGCAAGAGATGCGTGTAATGGAGACTGACTATTTGGAGGTGGCTTACCTTTACACTTTCAAGGAGGCCGAAGGGGAGCCAAGCAGCACCACCGTCCAGGTTCTGA CTCGAAATCCAGAACTGACTCCAGAGATATTGGAGAAATTCAAGGCGTACTATCACAGCGTTGGACTCGGTGATGACATGGTGGCCATCCTGCCCAAGTCTG ATTTGTGCTTCAAGGCTCTCAG TGGATGA